One stretch of Chelonia mydas isolate rCheMyd1 chromosome 21, rCheMyd1.pri.v2, whole genome shotgun sequence DNA includes these proteins:
- the KIF21B gene encoding kinesin-like protein KIF21B isoform X1: MATPGDCCVQVAVRIRPQLSKEKIEGCHICTSVTPGEPQVLLGKDKAFTYDFVFDLDTWQERIYTTCVSKLIEGCFEGYNATVLAYGQTGAGKTYTMGTGFDTNISEEEHGIIPRAISHLFSGIEQRKRAAQEHGAAVPEFKVSAQFLELYNEEILDLFDSARDPDSRHRKSNIKIHEDASGSIYTTGVTSRLISSQDELIQCLKQGALSRTTASTQMNVQSSRSHAIFTIHLCQMRVCARPDLVTGLPEGSQATGEYETLTAKFHFVDLAGSERLKRTGATGERAKEGISINCGLLALGNVISALGDQSKKAVHVPYRDSKLTRLLQDSLGGNSQTIMIACISPSDRDFMETLNTLKYANRARNIKNKVVVNQDKTSQQISALRAEIARLQMELMEYKAGKRVIGEDGSEGYSDLFHENAMLQKENATLRMRVKAMQEAIDAINSRVTHLMSQEANLILAKAGDGNEAIGALIQNYIREIEELRTKLLESEAMNESLRRSLSRVSSRPPYSLGSSPGPGLGALSSPVVSMEAEATEVLRRAKQDLERLKKETRQRRKSPEKEAFKKRPKLQQENGEETDENEEEEEEREESGCEDEDEDSGSEESLVDSDSDAEEKVVNFQADLADLTCEIEIKQKLIDELENSQRRLQTLKHQYEEKLILLQNKIRDTQLERDRVLQNLSTMECYTEEKANKIKADYEKRLKEMNRDLQKLQAAQKEHARLLKNQSRYERELKKLQAEVAEMKKAKVALMKQMREEQQRRRLAETKRNREIAQLKKEQRRQEFQIRALESQKRQQEIVLRRKTQEVSALRRLAKPMSDRVSGRLSQKPAMLDSGAEVSASTTSSEPESGSRSVSSIVRQWNRKIDHFLGDPLPSVNGARPVRKKFPKKGVSQSFSKAARLKWQSLERRIFDVVMQRMTIVNLEADMERLIKKREELALLQEALQGKRGKLQAGSPEEQKGLQELNEEIEVLTANIDYINDSIADCQATIMQLEETKEELDSTDTSVVISSCSLAEARLLLDNFLKASIDKGLQVAQKEAQIRLLEGRLRQTDVTGSSQNHVILDALREKAESHPELQALIHNVQQENGYASTDEEISEFSLASEGSFSQSFTMKGSASQDDFKFKGEPKLSGQMKAVSAECLGPTLDISTKNITKSLVSLMEIKEDGIGFSIRDSYYKDKVSRTISLPTRGSTFPRQSRGSDTSPLTRRKSYDRGQPTRTSDVGFTPPSSPPTRPRNDRNVFSRLTSNQSQGSALDKSDDSDSSVSEVLRGLINPVGSARSARTAPLQCISMAEGHSKPVLCVDATDELLFSGSKDRSCKMWNLVTGQEIASLKGHPNNVVSIKYCSHSGLVFTVSTSYIKVWDIRDSAKCVRTLTSSGQVISGDACAGTTTRTIASVQGEHQINQIALNPAGTMLYAAAGNSVRIWELNRLQPIGKLTGHIGPVMCLTVNQTASNHDLVVTGSKDHYVKMFEIADSVVGNVGPTHNFEPPHYDGIECLAIQGDVLFSGSRDNGIKKWDLEQQELLQQIPNAHKDWVCALAFVPGRPMLLSACRGGMVKVWNVENFTPVGEIKGHDSPINAVCTNSKHIFTASSDCRVKLWTYVPGLTPCLPRRVLAIKGRATSLP; the protein is encoded by the exons GATCCGTCCCCAGCTGTCAAAGGAGAAGATTGAGGGATGCCATATCTGCACTTCGGTGACCCCCGGGGAGCCACAGGTGCTACTGGGAAAGGACAAGGCGTTCACCTACGACTTTGTCTTCGACTTGGACACGTGGCAGGAGCGGATCTATACCACCTGCGTCAGCAAACTCATAGAGGGCTGCTTCGAAGGCTACAATGCCACCGTGCTGGCGTATGGCCAG ACCGGAGCTGGGAAGACGTACACCATGGGCACCGGCTTTGACACAAACATCTCGGAGGAGGAGCATGGGATTATCCCGCGGGCCATCTCCCACCTCTTCAGCGGCATCGAGCAGCGCAAGCGGGCGGCGCAGGAGCATGGCGCAGCCGTGCCGGAGTTCAAAGTCAGCGCCCAGTTCCTGGAG ctctaCAACGAGGAGATCCTGGACCTGTTCGACAGCGCCCGGGACCCCGACTCCCGCCACCGCAAGTCCAACATCAAAATCCACGAGGACGCCAGCGGCAGCATCTACACCACGGGCGTCACCTCCCGCCTCATCAGCTCCCAGGACGAG CTGATCCAGTGCCTGAAGCAGGGAGCTCTGTCCCGCACAACCGCCAGCACCCAGATGAATGTCCAGAGCTCCCGCTCCCATGCCATCTTCACCATCCACTTGTGCCAGATGAGAGTCTGTGCCCGGCCGGACCTG GTGACCGGCCTTCCCGAGGGATCCCAGGCCACCGGCGAGTACGAGACCCTCACCGCCAAGTTCCACTTCGTGGACCTGGCTGGTTCGGAGAGGCTGAAGCGGACGGGAGCCACGGGCGAGAGAGCCAAGGAGGGCATCTCCATCAACTGCGGCCTG ctggccctgggaaaCGTCATAAGCGCCCTTGGAGACCAGAGCAAGAAAGCCGTGCACGTACCCTACCGAGACTCCAAACTGACCCGGCTCCTCCAGGACTCCCTTGGGGGGAACAG TCAAACCATCATGATCGCCTGCATCAGCCCCTCTGACCGGGACTTCATGGAGACCTTGAACACGCTCAAGTACGCCAACCGGGCTCGCAACATCAAGAACAAGGTGGTGGTGAACCAGGACAAAACCAGCCAACAGATCAGTGCCCTGCGGGCCGAGATCGCCCGCCTCCAGATGGAGCTCATGGAGTACAAGGCG ggCAAGCGTGTGATCGGGGAGGACGGCTCCGAGGGCTACAGCGACTTGTTCCACGAGAACGCCATGCTCCAGAAGGAGAACGCCACCTTGCGCATGAGGGTGAAGGCCATGCAGGAGGCCATAGATGCCATCAACAGCCGGGTCACCCACCTGATGAGCCAGGAGGCCAATTTGATACTGGCCAAGGCAG GTGACGGCAACGAGGCCATCGGCGCCCTGATCCAGAACTACATCCGGGAGATCGAGGAGCTCAG GACAAAGCTCTTGGAGAGCGAAGCCATGAATGAGTCGCTTCGCCGCAGTCTGTCACGGGTCTCCTCCAGGCCCCCCTACTCCCTGGGCTCGTCTCCAGGGCCAGGCCTGGGGGCACTCAGCAGCCCCGTGGTCTCCATGGAGGCGGAGGCCACCGAAGTTCTTCGGCGGGCTAAGCAGGATCTGGAGCGGCTGAAGAAGGAGACCAGGCAGCGGAGGAAGAG CCCGGAGAAGGAGGCCTTTAAGAAGAGGCCAAAGCTGCAGCAGGAGAACGGGGAGGAGACGGACGAGAACGAGGAG gaggaggaggagcgggaggAGAGTGGCTGTGAGGATGAGGACGAGGATTCGGGCAGTGAGGAGAGCCTGGTGGACTCGGACTCAGACGCTGAGGAGAAGG TGGTGAATTTCCAGGCTGACCTGGCTGACCTGACCTGCGAGATCGAGATCAAGCAGAAGCTGATTGACGAGCTGGAGAACAGCCAGCGGCGCCTGCAGACCCTCAAGCACCAGTACGAGGAGAAGCTGATCCTGCTGCAGAACAAGATCCGCGACACCCAGCTGGAGAGGGACCGGGTGCTGCAGAACCTCA GCACCATGGAATGCTACACGGAGGAGAAGGCCAACAAGATCAAGGCGGACTACGAGAAGCGGCTGAAGGAGATGAACCGGGACCTGCAGAAGCTGCAGGCGGCCCAGAAGGAACACGCTCGCCTGCTCAAGAACCAGTCGCGCTATGAGCGGGAGCTCaagaagctgcaggctgaggtgGCAGAGATGAAGAAAGCGAAG GTGGCACTGATGAAGCAGATGCGGGAGGAGCAGCAACGTAGACGGCTGGCGGAGACCAAGCGGAACCGGGAGATCGCCCAGCTGAAGAAGGAGCAACGCAGGCAGGAG TTTCAGATCCGGGCGCTGGAGTCTCAGAAGCGGCAGCAGGAAATCGTGCTGCGAAGGAAAACCCAGGAG GTCTCCGCTCTGCGCCGCTTGGCCAAGCCCATGTCGGACCGGGTCTCTGGGAGGCTGAGTCAGAAGCCGGCCATGCTGGACTCGGGGGCGGAGGTGTCCGCCAGCACCACCTCCTCGGAACCGGAGTCCGGCTCTCGCTCGGTCTCCAGCATCGTGCGTCAGTGGAATCGGAAAATCGACCACTTCCTCGGAGACCCTTTGCCCTCCGTGAATGGGGCTCGGCCCGTCAG GAAGAAGTTCCCGAAGAAGGGGGTGAGCCAGTCCTTCAGCAAGGCGGCCCGGCTCAAGTGGCAGTCGTTGGAGCGGCGCATCTTCGACGTCGTCATGCAGAGGATGACCATCGTCAACCTGGAGGCGGACATGGAGCGGCTGATCaag AAACGCGAGGAGCTGGCACTgctgcaggaggcgctgcaggggaagaggggaaagctGCAGGCGGGGAGCCCGGAGGAGCAGAAGGGCCTGCAGGAGCTGAACGAGGAGATCGAGGTGCTGACCGCCAACATCGACTACATCAACGACAGCATCGCCGACTGCCAGGCCACCatcatgcagctggaggagaccAAG GAGGAGCTGGACTCCACCGACACCTCCGTGGTGATCAGCTCCTGCTCCTTGGCCGAGGCGCGTCTCCTGCTGGACAACTTCCTCAAGGCTTCCATCGATAAG GGGCTGCAGGTGGCTCAGAAAGAAGCCCAGATCCGCCTGCTGGAAGGGCGCCTGAGACAAACAGACGTGACCGGCTCCTCCCAGAACCACGTCATCCTGGATGCCCTGCGGGAGAAAGCGGAGTCCCACCCTGAGCTGCAGGCACTCATCCACAACGTGCAGCAAG AGAATGGCTACGCCAGCACGGACGAGGAGATCTCGGAGTTCAGCCTGGCCTCGGAGGGGAG CTTCTCCCAATCTTTCACCATGAAGGGCTCGGCCAGCCAGGACGACTTCAAGTTCAAG GGGGAACCCAAGCTGTCAGGCCAGATGAAGGCTGTGTCGGCCGAGTGCCTGGGACCCACACTGGACATCTCCACCAAGAACATCACCAAGTCCTTGGTATCCCTCATGGAGATCAAAGAAGACGGAATCGGCTTTTCCATCCGAGATTCCTACTACAAGGATAAGGTCTCCCGCACCATCAGCCTGCCCACCCgcggcagcacctt CCCTAGGCAGTCCCGTGGCTCGGACACCTCGCCTCTGACCCGGAGGAAATCCTATGACCGGGGGCAGCCGACcag GACTTCAGACGTTGGCTTCACGCCTCCCTCGTCCCCTCCCACCAGGCCGCGCAACGACCGCAATGTCTTCTCCCGCCTCAccagcaaccagagccagggctccGCGCTGGACAA GTCTGACGACAGTGATTCCTCTGTCTCGGAGGTGCTGAG GGGCCTCATTAACCCCGTGGGCAGTGCCAGGAGCGCTCGGACGGCCCCGCTGCAGTGCATATCCATGGCGGAGGGGCACTCCAAACCTGTTCTCTGCGTGGACGCCACCGACGAACTGCTCTTCTCTGGATCCAAAG ATCGGAGCTGCAAAATGTGGAACCTGGTGACGGGCCAGGAAATCGCCTCGCTGAAGGGCCACCCCAACAATGTGGTGTCCATCAAGTACTGCAGCCACTCGGGGCTGGTGTTCACCGTCTCTACCTCCTACATCAAGGTGTGGGACATCCGGGACTCGGCCAAGTGCGTCCGCACCCTCAC CTCTTCCGGTCAGGTGATCTCCGGGGACGCCTGTGCCGGGACCACGACCCGCACCATCGCCAGCGTGCAGGGCGAGCACCAGATCAACCAGATCGCGCTCAACCCCGCCGGCACCATGCTCTACGCCGCTGCCGGGAACTCCGTCCGCATCTGGGAGCTCAACAG GTTGCAGCCTATCGGGAAGCTGACCGGCCACATCGGGCCCGTGATGTGTCTGACTGTGAACCAGACCGCGAGCAACCACGACCTGGTCGTCACCGGCTCCAAGGATCACTACGTCAAG ATGTTTGAGATCGCGGACAGCGTGGTGGGGAACGTTGGCCCCACCCATAACTTCGAGCCCCCGCACTACGACGGCATTGAGTGTCTGGCCATCCAGGGCGATGTGCTCTTCAGCGGCTCCAGGGACAACGGGATCAAGAAGTGGGAcctggagcagcaggagctccTCCAG CAAATCCCCAACGCGCACAAGGACTGGGTCTGCGCCCTGGCCTTCGTCCCCGGCCGCCCCATGCTGCTGAGTGCCTGCCGTGGGGGCATGGTGAAGGTCTGGAACGTGGAGAACTTCACTCCCGTTGGGGAGATCAAGGGCCACGACAGCCCCATCAATGCCGTCTGCACCAATTCCAAGCACATATTCACTGCTTccag
- the KIF21B gene encoding kinesin-like protein KIF21B isoform X2: MATPGDCCVQVAVRIRPQLSKEKIEGCHICTSVTPGEPQVLLGKDKAFTYDFVFDLDTWQERIYTTCVSKLIEGCFEGYNATVLAYGQTGAGKTYTMGTGFDTNISEEEHGIIPRAISHLFSGIEQRKRAAQEHGAAVPEFKVSAQFLELYNEEILDLFDSARDPDSRHRKSNIKIHEDASGSIYTTGVTSRLISSQDELIQCLKQGALSRTTASTQMNVQSSRSHAIFTIHLCQMRVCARPDLVTGLPEGSQATGEYETLTAKFHFVDLAGSERLKRTGATGERAKEGISINCGLLALGNVISALGDQSKKAVHVPYRDSKLTRLLQDSLGGNSQTIMIACISPSDRDFMETLNTLKYANRARNIKNKVVVNQDKTSQQISALRAEIARLQMELMEYKAGKRVIGEDGSEGYSDLFHENAMLQKENATLRMRVKAMQEAIDAINSRVTHLMSQEANLILAKAGDGNEAIGALIQNYIREIEELRTKLLESEAMNESLRRSLSRVSSRPPYSLGSSPGPGLGALSSPVVSMEAEATEVLRRAKQDLERLKKETRQRRKSPEKEAFKKRPKLQQENGEETDENEEEEEEREESGCEDEDEDSGSEESLVDSDSDAEEKVVNFQADLADLTCEIEIKQKLIDELENSQRRLQTLKHQYEEKLILLQNKIRDTQLERDRVLQNLSTMECYTEEKANKIKADYEKRLKEMNRDLQKLQAAQKEHARLLKNQSRYERELKKLQAEVAEMKKAKVALMKQMREEQQRRRLAETKRNREIAQLKKEQRRQEFQIRALESQKRQQEIVLRRKTQEVSALRRLAKPMSDRVSGRLSQKPAMLDSGAEVSASTTSSEPESGSRSVSSIVRQWNRKIDHFLGDPLPSVNGARPVRKKFPKKGVSQSFSKAARLKWQSLERRIFDVVMQRMTIVNLEADMERLIKKREELALLQEALQGKRGKLQAGSPEEQKGLQELNEEIEVLTANIDYINDSIADCQATIMQLEETKEELDSTDTSVVISSCSLAEARLLLDNFLKASIDKGLQVAQKEAQIRLLEGRLRQTDVTGSSQNHVILDALREKAESHPELQALIHNVQQENGYASTDEEISEFSLASEGSFSQSFTMKGSASQDDFKFKGEPKLSGQMKAVSAECLGPTLDISTKNITKSLVSLMEIKEDGIGFSIRDSYYKDKVSRTISLPTRGSTFPRQSRGSDTSPLTRRKSYDRGQPTRTSDVGFTPPSSPPTRPRNDRNVFSRLTSNQSQGSALDKGLINPVGSARSARTAPLQCISMAEGHSKPVLCVDATDELLFSGSKDRSCKMWNLVTGQEIASLKGHPNNVVSIKYCSHSGLVFTVSTSYIKVWDIRDSAKCVRTLTSSGQVISGDACAGTTTRTIASVQGEHQINQIALNPAGTMLYAAAGNSVRIWELNRLQPIGKLTGHIGPVMCLTVNQTASNHDLVVTGSKDHYVKMFEIADSVVGNVGPTHNFEPPHYDGIECLAIQGDVLFSGSRDNGIKKWDLEQQELLQQIPNAHKDWVCALAFVPGRPMLLSACRGGMVKVWNVENFTPVGEIKGHDSPINAVCTNSKHIFTASSDCRVKLWTYVPGLTPCLPRRVLAIKGRATSLP, from the exons GATCCGTCCCCAGCTGTCAAAGGAGAAGATTGAGGGATGCCATATCTGCACTTCGGTGACCCCCGGGGAGCCACAGGTGCTACTGGGAAAGGACAAGGCGTTCACCTACGACTTTGTCTTCGACTTGGACACGTGGCAGGAGCGGATCTATACCACCTGCGTCAGCAAACTCATAGAGGGCTGCTTCGAAGGCTACAATGCCACCGTGCTGGCGTATGGCCAG ACCGGAGCTGGGAAGACGTACACCATGGGCACCGGCTTTGACACAAACATCTCGGAGGAGGAGCATGGGATTATCCCGCGGGCCATCTCCCACCTCTTCAGCGGCATCGAGCAGCGCAAGCGGGCGGCGCAGGAGCATGGCGCAGCCGTGCCGGAGTTCAAAGTCAGCGCCCAGTTCCTGGAG ctctaCAACGAGGAGATCCTGGACCTGTTCGACAGCGCCCGGGACCCCGACTCCCGCCACCGCAAGTCCAACATCAAAATCCACGAGGACGCCAGCGGCAGCATCTACACCACGGGCGTCACCTCCCGCCTCATCAGCTCCCAGGACGAG CTGATCCAGTGCCTGAAGCAGGGAGCTCTGTCCCGCACAACCGCCAGCACCCAGATGAATGTCCAGAGCTCCCGCTCCCATGCCATCTTCACCATCCACTTGTGCCAGATGAGAGTCTGTGCCCGGCCGGACCTG GTGACCGGCCTTCCCGAGGGATCCCAGGCCACCGGCGAGTACGAGACCCTCACCGCCAAGTTCCACTTCGTGGACCTGGCTGGTTCGGAGAGGCTGAAGCGGACGGGAGCCACGGGCGAGAGAGCCAAGGAGGGCATCTCCATCAACTGCGGCCTG ctggccctgggaaaCGTCATAAGCGCCCTTGGAGACCAGAGCAAGAAAGCCGTGCACGTACCCTACCGAGACTCCAAACTGACCCGGCTCCTCCAGGACTCCCTTGGGGGGAACAG TCAAACCATCATGATCGCCTGCATCAGCCCCTCTGACCGGGACTTCATGGAGACCTTGAACACGCTCAAGTACGCCAACCGGGCTCGCAACATCAAGAACAAGGTGGTGGTGAACCAGGACAAAACCAGCCAACAGATCAGTGCCCTGCGGGCCGAGATCGCCCGCCTCCAGATGGAGCTCATGGAGTACAAGGCG ggCAAGCGTGTGATCGGGGAGGACGGCTCCGAGGGCTACAGCGACTTGTTCCACGAGAACGCCATGCTCCAGAAGGAGAACGCCACCTTGCGCATGAGGGTGAAGGCCATGCAGGAGGCCATAGATGCCATCAACAGCCGGGTCACCCACCTGATGAGCCAGGAGGCCAATTTGATACTGGCCAAGGCAG GTGACGGCAACGAGGCCATCGGCGCCCTGATCCAGAACTACATCCGGGAGATCGAGGAGCTCAG GACAAAGCTCTTGGAGAGCGAAGCCATGAATGAGTCGCTTCGCCGCAGTCTGTCACGGGTCTCCTCCAGGCCCCCCTACTCCCTGGGCTCGTCTCCAGGGCCAGGCCTGGGGGCACTCAGCAGCCCCGTGGTCTCCATGGAGGCGGAGGCCACCGAAGTTCTTCGGCGGGCTAAGCAGGATCTGGAGCGGCTGAAGAAGGAGACCAGGCAGCGGAGGAAGAG CCCGGAGAAGGAGGCCTTTAAGAAGAGGCCAAAGCTGCAGCAGGAGAACGGGGAGGAGACGGACGAGAACGAGGAG gaggaggaggagcgggaggAGAGTGGCTGTGAGGATGAGGACGAGGATTCGGGCAGTGAGGAGAGCCTGGTGGACTCGGACTCAGACGCTGAGGAGAAGG TGGTGAATTTCCAGGCTGACCTGGCTGACCTGACCTGCGAGATCGAGATCAAGCAGAAGCTGATTGACGAGCTGGAGAACAGCCAGCGGCGCCTGCAGACCCTCAAGCACCAGTACGAGGAGAAGCTGATCCTGCTGCAGAACAAGATCCGCGACACCCAGCTGGAGAGGGACCGGGTGCTGCAGAACCTCA GCACCATGGAATGCTACACGGAGGAGAAGGCCAACAAGATCAAGGCGGACTACGAGAAGCGGCTGAAGGAGATGAACCGGGACCTGCAGAAGCTGCAGGCGGCCCAGAAGGAACACGCTCGCCTGCTCAAGAACCAGTCGCGCTATGAGCGGGAGCTCaagaagctgcaggctgaggtgGCAGAGATGAAGAAAGCGAAG GTGGCACTGATGAAGCAGATGCGGGAGGAGCAGCAACGTAGACGGCTGGCGGAGACCAAGCGGAACCGGGAGATCGCCCAGCTGAAGAAGGAGCAACGCAGGCAGGAG TTTCAGATCCGGGCGCTGGAGTCTCAGAAGCGGCAGCAGGAAATCGTGCTGCGAAGGAAAACCCAGGAG GTCTCCGCTCTGCGCCGCTTGGCCAAGCCCATGTCGGACCGGGTCTCTGGGAGGCTGAGTCAGAAGCCGGCCATGCTGGACTCGGGGGCGGAGGTGTCCGCCAGCACCACCTCCTCGGAACCGGAGTCCGGCTCTCGCTCGGTCTCCAGCATCGTGCGTCAGTGGAATCGGAAAATCGACCACTTCCTCGGAGACCCTTTGCCCTCCGTGAATGGGGCTCGGCCCGTCAG GAAGAAGTTCCCGAAGAAGGGGGTGAGCCAGTCCTTCAGCAAGGCGGCCCGGCTCAAGTGGCAGTCGTTGGAGCGGCGCATCTTCGACGTCGTCATGCAGAGGATGACCATCGTCAACCTGGAGGCGGACATGGAGCGGCTGATCaag AAACGCGAGGAGCTGGCACTgctgcaggaggcgctgcaggggaagaggggaaagctGCAGGCGGGGAGCCCGGAGGAGCAGAAGGGCCTGCAGGAGCTGAACGAGGAGATCGAGGTGCTGACCGCCAACATCGACTACATCAACGACAGCATCGCCGACTGCCAGGCCACCatcatgcagctggaggagaccAAG GAGGAGCTGGACTCCACCGACACCTCCGTGGTGATCAGCTCCTGCTCCTTGGCCGAGGCGCGTCTCCTGCTGGACAACTTCCTCAAGGCTTCCATCGATAAG GGGCTGCAGGTGGCTCAGAAAGAAGCCCAGATCCGCCTGCTGGAAGGGCGCCTGAGACAAACAGACGTGACCGGCTCCTCCCAGAACCACGTCATCCTGGATGCCCTGCGGGAGAAAGCGGAGTCCCACCCTGAGCTGCAGGCACTCATCCACAACGTGCAGCAAG AGAATGGCTACGCCAGCACGGACGAGGAGATCTCGGAGTTCAGCCTGGCCTCGGAGGGGAG CTTCTCCCAATCTTTCACCATGAAGGGCTCGGCCAGCCAGGACGACTTCAAGTTCAAG GGGGAACCCAAGCTGTCAGGCCAGATGAAGGCTGTGTCGGCCGAGTGCCTGGGACCCACACTGGACATCTCCACCAAGAACATCACCAAGTCCTTGGTATCCCTCATGGAGATCAAAGAAGACGGAATCGGCTTTTCCATCCGAGATTCCTACTACAAGGATAAGGTCTCCCGCACCATCAGCCTGCCCACCCgcggcagcacctt CCCTAGGCAGTCCCGTGGCTCGGACACCTCGCCTCTGACCCGGAGGAAATCCTATGACCGGGGGCAGCCGACcag GACTTCAGACGTTGGCTTCACGCCTCCCTCGTCCCCTCCCACCAGGCCGCGCAACGACCGCAATGTCTTCTCCCGCCTCAccagcaaccagagccagggctccGCGCTGGACAA GGGCCTCATTAACCCCGTGGGCAGTGCCAGGAGCGCTCGGACGGCCCCGCTGCAGTGCATATCCATGGCGGAGGGGCACTCCAAACCTGTTCTCTGCGTGGACGCCACCGACGAACTGCTCTTCTCTGGATCCAAAG ATCGGAGCTGCAAAATGTGGAACCTGGTGACGGGCCAGGAAATCGCCTCGCTGAAGGGCCACCCCAACAATGTGGTGTCCATCAAGTACTGCAGCCACTCGGGGCTGGTGTTCACCGTCTCTACCTCCTACATCAAGGTGTGGGACATCCGGGACTCGGCCAAGTGCGTCCGCACCCTCAC CTCTTCCGGTCAGGTGATCTCCGGGGACGCCTGTGCCGGGACCACGACCCGCACCATCGCCAGCGTGCAGGGCGAGCACCAGATCAACCAGATCGCGCTCAACCCCGCCGGCACCATGCTCTACGCCGCTGCCGGGAACTCCGTCCGCATCTGGGAGCTCAACAG GTTGCAGCCTATCGGGAAGCTGACCGGCCACATCGGGCCCGTGATGTGTCTGACTGTGAACCAGACCGCGAGCAACCACGACCTGGTCGTCACCGGCTCCAAGGATCACTACGTCAAG ATGTTTGAGATCGCGGACAGCGTGGTGGGGAACGTTGGCCCCACCCATAACTTCGAGCCCCCGCACTACGACGGCATTGAGTGTCTGGCCATCCAGGGCGATGTGCTCTTCAGCGGCTCCAGGGACAACGGGATCAAGAAGTGGGAcctggagcagcaggagctccTCCAG CAAATCCCCAACGCGCACAAGGACTGGGTCTGCGCCCTGGCCTTCGTCCCCGGCCGCCCCATGCTGCTGAGTGCCTGCCGTGGGGGCATGGTGAAGGTCTGGAACGTGGAGAACTTCACTCCCGTTGGGGAGATCAAGGGCCACGACAGCCCCATCAATGCCGTCTGCACCAATTCCAAGCACATATTCACTGCTTccag